From the Tenacibaculum dicentrarchi genome, the window TCTGCTTCGGTAGGTAATCTGAAAGAAGGAACTAATCCTAATTTCTTTTTAGATCGTTGGAAATTATTTTTGGTTTGTGTTCTCCAATGACAAAAAGCTTTTGCTTGGTTCCAAGTAACTCCAACTACAGGGTAATCTTCATATGCCTTGTGTGCAAAATATTCCTGATGCATTGGATCATTATATGAGTAATTAAAATCTTTAATCCAGACAGTGGTATCAGGGTATACATCAACAACCTCATCTTTCATAAAATCTTTTCTATTTTTACCTGTTTTAGCTGCCTGCTCATTATCAAACCAATAATACCTATATTTTAAAAATTTTGTATTAAAAGTTCTTATTCCATTTAAGGATTCATCTTTTTTAAGGTATAAAGAGTCCATAACTTCTACATAATCAGCATCAGGATATTCCTGTTGTTCCCAAGCAAGATCTTCTTCCCAATTTAGAGGTTTTAAAGAATCTAACCCTTCACCTAATTCGTAGTAATTTTCACGCATATATTTTGCATATGGTGATTCATTCAACGTATCTGTTGATGCAAAAGCGTACAATTGAATACCTTCAGCATTTTTACTTCCTCCTTCTTCACTTTCTCCTCCTGAAGCAAATTCAGCCTGATAGGCTAATTTTGTTCTAGTAACAGAATCACGTACCCAAAAAACAAATTGTTTGTATTCGCTATTTGTTATTTCAGTTTCGTCCATATAAAATGGCTGTACTGTTACCGTTTTTGTTGGAGCATTCATAGCCCCTAAAGGGTCTTCATCTTGCTTACCCATTGTAAAAGAGCCTCCAGGAATTTTAGCCATTCCAAACGGTTTTTCAGCAAACCACTTTCTGTTCGACTTGTCTCCTACTAACTCTCCTCTATCACTACTTGAACCACAAGCGTAAATTAGAGATACTAACAATGCAAATATTACTACTTTTTTCATATTATATCTTTCTTATAATGGGGATGGTAAACCTATTATTTTTTTCATTAAAAAACAATTACGTGTTCTACTTTTTTATATCTA encodes:
- the gldK gene encoding gliding motility lipoprotein GldK, which translates into the protein MKKVVIFALLVSLIYACGSSSDRGELVGDKSNRKWFAEKPFGMAKIPGGSFTMGKQDEDPLGAMNAPTKTVTVQPFYMDETEITNSEYKQFVFWVRDSVTRTKLAYQAEFASGGESEEGGSKNAEGIQLYAFASTDTLNESPYAKYMRENYYELGEGLDSLKPLNWEEDLAWEQQEYPDADYVEVMDSLYLKKDESLNGIRTFNTKFLKYRYYWFDNEQAAKTGKNRKDFMKDEVVDVYPDTTVWIKDFNYSYNDPMHQEYFAHKAYEDYPVVGVTWNQAKAFCHWRTQTKNNFQRSKKKLGLVPSFRLPTEAEWEYAARGGLNFGKYPWGGPSTTSDRGCFLANFKPVRGDYAADGALYTVEADSYNANEYGLFNMSGNVSEWTNTAYNQMSYYMGSTMNPNVEIKENRRKIIRGGSWKDVAYFLEVSSRDWEYADTARSYIGFRTVQDYLGTNKSK